In a single window of the Platichthys flesus chromosome 5, fPlaFle2.1, whole genome shotgun sequence genome:
- the LOC133954423 gene encoding fibrous sheath CABYR-binding protein-like isoform X6 produces MFCRRAWQRVGPLARKVFGPTSRNPPVRHMAFGIPGGSTNMTYYLLGGGGLTAAIVYAYKSVSGEGVRPEDKLADMGSPAKAEVAAPAPEAAPVEEAAAESVPAPAEAAAEVVITEAPAEPAATEEAAPPAEAVPEAASEVAAEAEVVAAEAPAVEVVAAEAPAVEVVATEAVEVAEAPATEAPVTEAPAEESTESLPDLLTAVKILAGSTVEIAAASVAETSLVKSVLIEDGKGPDSCLVVVEPEVMEATTEAVSKVAAEEAADVMLEEEQKSPEAGEHEAVADAEVAEAPSAEEGMTEETPAAAEEEEGATVSAPDEGDASVEEVGEVCAEDQAPGPEAAPEEAVSSTEASPGDTPEDISPAEASVEEAASEASSGDTAEDISSDVACVEEAASEASPGEAAEDISPAEACVEEAASEASPGEAAEDISPAEACVEEVASEAISPTEAYVEEDPSEASPEVTADDISPTEESVEEAASEASPEDAAAEATTTIEAAPLNETPPGEMTPAAETTDEASAEDTDEMVSTHSEAAAVVDTAQLAAASTAGDLEVLSAAEPESASEGPAHEEKPCHSCHSTPSAAEEVVPAAALEEELISEVEVVSVLGGQKPEVSVWTVKSCSLM; encoded by the exons ATGTTCTGCAGACGGGCATGGCAGAGAGTCGGGCCGCTGGCACGCAAGGTCTTCGGACCCACATCCAGAAATC ctccagtgcGACACATGGCCTTTGGGATTCCTGGAGGCTCCACCAACATGACGTACTATCTTCTGGGTGGAGGAGGTCTCACTGCTGCTATCGTCTAT gCTTATAAGTCAGTGAGTGGTGAAGGTGTGCGCCCTGAGGACAAACTGGCAGACATGGGCTCCCCAGCAAAGG CTGAGGTAGCAGCTCCTGCACCCGAAGCCGCCCCAGTTGAGGAGGCAGCCGCCGAGTCTGTTCCCGCTCCTGCAGAGGCCGCTGCTGAGGTGGTCATTACTGAGGCTCCAGCAGAGCCAGCGGCCACTGAAGAAGCTGCCCCACCTGCAGAGGCTGTCCCTGAAGCTGCATCGGAAGTTGCTGCCGAAGCTGAG GTGGTCGCAGCCGAGGCCCCCGCAGTCGAGGTGGTCGCAGCCGAGGCCCCCGCAGTCGAG GTGGTCGCAACAGAAGCCGTAGAGGTGGCTGAGGCCCCCGCAACAGAAGCCCCAGTAACGGAAGCCCCTGCAGAAGAGAGCACTG AGTCTCTGCCAGATCTGCTCACAGCTGTGAAGATCTTGGCCGGCTCCACAGTTGAGATCGCAGCAGCTTCTGTTGCCGAGACGAGTCTGGTGAAATCTGTACTAATAGAAGATGGAAAAGGTCCGGACTCCTGCCTGGTGGTGGTGGAACCAGAAGTCATGGAAGCTACCACAGAGGCGGTATCTAAGGTAGCAGCTGAGGAGGCAGCTGATGTAATGCTCGAGGAGGAGCAGAAGTCTCCAGAGGCTGGTGAACATGAGGCAGTGGCTGATGCGGAAGTAGCAGAAGCTCCATCTGCTGAAGAGGGGATGACTGAGGagactcctgctgcagcagaggaggaagaaggagcaACTGTGTCTGCTCCAGATGAAGGTGATGCTTCGGTAGAGGAGGTTGGAGAAGTCTGCGCTGAGGATCAGGCGCCAGGCCCTGAAGCTGCTCCAGAGGAAGCAGTCTCTTCTACAGAGGCCTCACCTGGAGATACACCTGAGGACATTTCACCTGCTGAAGCCTCTGTCGAAGAAGCTGCATCAGAGGCCTCATCTGGAGATACAGCAGAGGATATTTCATCTGATGTAGCCTGTGTGGAAGAAGCTGCATCAGAGGCCTCACCCGGAGAGGCAGCTGAAGATATTTCACCTGCTGAAGCCTGTGTGGAGGAAGCTGCATCAGAGGCCTCACCCGGAGAGGCAGCTGAAGATATTTCACCTGCTGAAGCCTGTGTGGAAGAAGTTGCATCAGAGGCCATTTCCCCCACTGAGGCCTATGTGGAAGAAGATCCATCAGAGGCCTCACCTGAGGTTACAGCTGATGACATTTCACCCACTGAAGAATCTGTAGAGGAAGCTGCATCAGAGGCCTCACCTGAAGATGCAGCTGCTGAGGCCACCACCACTATAGAAGCTGCTCCACTGAATGAGACGCCACCAGGCGAGATGACACCTGCTGCTGAAACAACAGATGAAGCCTCAGCAGAGGACACAGATGAAATGGTGTCCACAcacagtgaagctgcagcagtcgTGGACACAGCTCAGCTGGCCGCAGCCTCCACAGCAGGGGATCTGGAAGTTCTTTCTGCTGCTGAACCAGAATCTGCATCAGAGGGTCCAGCACATGAGGAGAAGCCCTGCCACTCCTGCCACTCCACTCcctcagctgcagaggaggtggTGCCAGCCGCTGCTTTAGAAGAGGAGCTGAtcagtgaggtggaggtggtgtcagTCTTGGGGGGACAAA AGCCAGAGGTGTCTGTCTGGACTGTAAAAAGCTGCTCACTGATGTAA
- the LOC133954423 gene encoding fibrous sheath CABYR-binding protein-like isoform X8 yields MFCRRAWQRVGPLARKVFGPTSRNPPVRHMAFGIPGGSTNMTYYLLGGGGLTAAIVYAYKSVSGEGVRPEDKLADMGSPAKAEVAAPAPEAAPVEEAAAESVPAPAEAAAEVVITEAPAEPAATEEAAPPAEAVPEAASEVAAEAEVVAAEAPAVEVVATEAVEVAEAPATEAPVTEAPAEESTESLPDLLTAVKILAGSTVEIAAASVAETSLVKSVLIEDGKGPDSCLVVVEPEVMEATTEAVSKVAAEEAADVMLEEEQKSPEAGEHEAVADAEVAEAPSAEEGMTEETPAAAEEEEGATVSAPDEGDASVEEVGEVCAEDQAPGPEAAPEEAVSSTEASPGDTPEDISPAEASVEEAASEASSGDTAEDISSDVACVEEAASEASPGEAAEDISPAEACVEEAASEASPGEAAEDISPAEACVEEVASEAISPTEAYVEEDPSEASPEVTADDISPTEESVEEAASEASPEDAAAEATTTIEAAPLNETPPGEMTPAAETTDEASAEDTDEMVSTHSEAAAVVDTAQLAAASTAGDLEVLSAAEPESASEGPAHEEKPCHSCHSTPSAAEEVVPAAALEEELISEVEVVSVLGGQKPEVSVWTVKSCSLM; encoded by the exons ATGTTCTGCAGACGGGCATGGCAGAGAGTCGGGCCGCTGGCACGCAAGGTCTTCGGACCCACATCCAGAAATC ctccagtgcGACACATGGCCTTTGGGATTCCTGGAGGCTCCACCAACATGACGTACTATCTTCTGGGTGGAGGAGGTCTCACTGCTGCTATCGTCTAT gCTTATAAGTCAGTGAGTGGTGAAGGTGTGCGCCCTGAGGACAAACTGGCAGACATGGGCTCCCCAGCAAAGG CTGAGGTAGCAGCTCCTGCACCCGAAGCCGCCCCAGTTGAGGAGGCAGCCGCCGAGTCTGTTCCCGCTCCTGCAGAGGCCGCTGCTGAGGTGGTCATTACTGAGGCTCCAGCAGAGCCAGCGGCCACTGAAGAAGCTGCCCCACCTGCAGAGGCTGTCCCTGAAGCTGCATCGGAAGTTGCTGCCGAAGCTGAG GTGGTCGCAGCCGAGGCCCCCGCAGTCGAG GTGGTCGCAACAGAAGCCGTAGAGGTGGCTGAGGCCCCCGCAACAGAAGCCCCAGTAACGGAAGCCCCTGCAGAAGAGAGCACTG AGTCTCTGCCAGATCTGCTCACAGCTGTGAAGATCTTGGCCGGCTCCACAGTTGAGATCGCAGCAGCTTCTGTTGCCGAGACGAGTCTGGTGAAATCTGTACTAATAGAAGATGGAAAAGGTCCGGACTCCTGCCTGGTGGTGGTGGAACCAGAAGTCATGGAAGCTACCACAGAGGCGGTATCTAAGGTAGCAGCTGAGGAGGCAGCTGATGTAATGCTCGAGGAGGAGCAGAAGTCTCCAGAGGCTGGTGAACATGAGGCAGTGGCTGATGCGGAAGTAGCAGAAGCTCCATCTGCTGAAGAGGGGATGACTGAGGagactcctgctgcagcagaggaggaagaaggagcaACTGTGTCTGCTCCAGATGAAGGTGATGCTTCGGTAGAGGAGGTTGGAGAAGTCTGCGCTGAGGATCAGGCGCCAGGCCCTGAAGCTGCTCCAGAGGAAGCAGTCTCTTCTACAGAGGCCTCACCTGGAGATACACCTGAGGACATTTCACCTGCTGAAGCCTCTGTCGAAGAAGCTGCATCAGAGGCCTCATCTGGAGATACAGCAGAGGATATTTCATCTGATGTAGCCTGTGTGGAAGAAGCTGCATCAGAGGCCTCACCCGGAGAGGCAGCTGAAGATATTTCACCTGCTGAAGCCTGTGTGGAGGAAGCTGCATCAGAGGCCTCACCCGGAGAGGCAGCTGAAGATATTTCACCTGCTGAAGCCTGTGTGGAAGAAGTTGCATCAGAGGCCATTTCCCCCACTGAGGCCTATGTGGAAGAAGATCCATCAGAGGCCTCACCTGAGGTTACAGCTGATGACATTTCACCCACTGAAGAATCTGTAGAGGAAGCTGCATCAGAGGCCTCACCTGAAGATGCAGCTGCTGAGGCCACCACCACTATAGAAGCTGCTCCACTGAATGAGACGCCACCAGGCGAGATGACACCTGCTGCTGAAACAACAGATGAAGCCTCAGCAGAGGACACAGATGAAATGGTGTCCACAcacagtgaagctgcagcagtcgTGGACACAGCTCAGCTGGCCGCAGCCTCCACAGCAGGGGATCTGGAAGTTCTTTCTGCTGCTGAACCAGAATCTGCATCAGAGGGTCCAGCACATGAGGAGAAGCCCTGCCACTCCTGCCACTCCACTCcctcagctgcagaggaggtggTGCCAGCCGCTGCTTTAGAAGAGGAGCTGAtcagtgaggtggaggtggtgtcagTCTTGGGGGGACAAA AGCCAGAGGTGTCTGTCTGGACTGTAAAAAGCTGCTCACTGATGTAA
- the LOC133954423 gene encoding fibrous sheath CABYR-binding protein-like isoform X3 produces MFCRRAWQRVGPLARKVFGPTSRNPPVRHMAFGIPGGSTNMTYYLLGGGGLTAAIVYAYKSVSGEGVRPEDKLADMGSPAKAEVAAPAPEAAPVEEAAAESVPAPAEAAAEVVITEAPAEPAATEEAAPPAEAVPEAASEVAAEAEVVAAEAPAVEVVAAEAPAVEVVAAEAPAVEVVAAEAVEVVAAEAVEVVATEAVEVAEAPATEAPVTEAPAEESTESLPDLLTAVKILAGSTVEIAAASVAETSLVKSVLIEDGKGPDSCLVVVEPEVMEATTEAVSKVAAEEAADVMLEEEQKSPEAGEHEAVADAEVAEAPSAEEGMTEETPAAAEEEEGATVSAPDEGDASVEEVGEVCAEDQAPGPEAAPEEAVSSTEASPGDTPEDISPAEASVEEAASEASSGDTAEDISSDVACVEEAASEASPGEAAEDISPAEACVEEAASEASPGEAAEDISPAEACVEEVASEAISPTEAYVEEDPSEASPEVTADDISPTEESVEEAASEASPEDAAAEATTTIEAAPLNETPPGEMTPAAETTDEASAEDTDEMVSTHSEAAAVVDTAQLAAASTAGDLEVLSAAEPESASEGPAHEEKPCHSCHSTPSAAEEVVPAAALEEELISEVEVVSVLGGQKPEVSVWTVKSCSLM; encoded by the exons ATGTTCTGCAGACGGGCATGGCAGAGAGTCGGGCCGCTGGCACGCAAGGTCTTCGGACCCACATCCAGAAATC ctccagtgcGACACATGGCCTTTGGGATTCCTGGAGGCTCCACCAACATGACGTACTATCTTCTGGGTGGAGGAGGTCTCACTGCTGCTATCGTCTAT gCTTATAAGTCAGTGAGTGGTGAAGGTGTGCGCCCTGAGGACAAACTGGCAGACATGGGCTCCCCAGCAAAGG CTGAGGTAGCAGCTCCTGCACCCGAAGCCGCCCCAGTTGAGGAGGCAGCCGCCGAGTCTGTTCCCGCTCCTGCAGAGGCCGCTGCTGAGGTGGTCATTACTGAGGCTCCAGCAGAGCCAGCGGCCACTGAAGAAGCTGCCCCACCTGCAGAGGCTGTCCCTGAAGCTGCATCGGAAGTTGCTGCCGAAGCTGAG GTGGTCGCAGCCGAGGCCCCCGCAGTCGAGGTGGTCGCAGCCGAGGCCCCCGCAGTCGAGGTGGTCGCAGCCGAGGCCCCCGCCGTCGAGGTGGTCGCAGCAGAAGCCGTCGAGGTGGTCGCAGCAGAAGCCGTCGAGGTGGTCGCAACAGAAGCCGTAGAGGTGGCTGAGGCCCCCGCAACAGAAGCCCCAGTAACGGAAGCCCCTGCAGAAGAGAGCACTG AGTCTCTGCCAGATCTGCTCACAGCTGTGAAGATCTTGGCCGGCTCCACAGTTGAGATCGCAGCAGCTTCTGTTGCCGAGACGAGTCTGGTGAAATCTGTACTAATAGAAGATGGAAAAGGTCCGGACTCCTGCCTGGTGGTGGTGGAACCAGAAGTCATGGAAGCTACCACAGAGGCGGTATCTAAGGTAGCAGCTGAGGAGGCAGCTGATGTAATGCTCGAGGAGGAGCAGAAGTCTCCAGAGGCTGGTGAACATGAGGCAGTGGCTGATGCGGAAGTAGCAGAAGCTCCATCTGCTGAAGAGGGGATGACTGAGGagactcctgctgcagcagaggaggaagaaggagcaACTGTGTCTGCTCCAGATGAAGGTGATGCTTCGGTAGAGGAGGTTGGAGAAGTCTGCGCTGAGGATCAGGCGCCAGGCCCTGAAGCTGCTCCAGAGGAAGCAGTCTCTTCTACAGAGGCCTCACCTGGAGATACACCTGAGGACATTTCACCTGCTGAAGCCTCTGTCGAAGAAGCTGCATCAGAGGCCTCATCTGGAGATACAGCAGAGGATATTTCATCTGATGTAGCCTGTGTGGAAGAAGCTGCATCAGAGGCCTCACCCGGAGAGGCAGCTGAAGATATTTCACCTGCTGAAGCCTGTGTGGAGGAAGCTGCATCAGAGGCCTCACCCGGAGAGGCAGCTGAAGATATTTCACCTGCTGAAGCCTGTGTGGAAGAAGTTGCATCAGAGGCCATTTCCCCCACTGAGGCCTATGTGGAAGAAGATCCATCAGAGGCCTCACCTGAGGTTACAGCTGATGACATTTCACCCACTGAAGAATCTGTAGAGGAAGCTGCATCAGAGGCCTCACCTGAAGATGCAGCTGCTGAGGCCACCACCACTATAGAAGCTGCTCCACTGAATGAGACGCCACCAGGCGAGATGACACCTGCTGCTGAAACAACAGATGAAGCCTCAGCAGAGGACACAGATGAAATGGTGTCCACAcacagtgaagctgcagcagtcgTGGACACAGCTCAGCTGGCCGCAGCCTCCACAGCAGGGGATCTGGAAGTTCTTTCTGCTGCTGAACCAGAATCTGCATCAGAGGGTCCAGCACATGAGGAGAAGCCCTGCCACTCCTGCCACTCCACTCcctcagctgcagaggaggtggTGCCAGCCGCTGCTTTAGAAGAGGAGCTGAtcagtgaggtggaggtggtgtcagTCTTGGGGGGACAAA AGCCAGAGGTGTCTGTCTGGACTGTAAAAAGCTGCTCACTGATGTAA